The Meleagris gallopavo isolate NT-WF06-2002-E0010 breed Aviagen turkey brand Nicholas breeding stock chromosome 10, Turkey_5.1, whole genome shotgun sequence genome contains a region encoding:
- the LOC104912260 gene encoding ATP-binding cassette sub-family D member 3-like isoform X2, whose translation MMQNTSKRSGKQALQNNEKEGKKERAMVDRLFIARICRILKIMVPRAFCKETGYLLLIAVMLVVRTYCDIWMIQNGTVIESAIIGRSRKDFKKYLFNFIAAMPAVSAFLGFKIFSAIRMAQIKNLRKRFQMGVSVSVGSSCFM comes from the exons ATGATGCAAAACACAAG taaaagaagtggaaaacaaGCCTTGCAGAACAATGAG aaagagggaaagaaggagcGAGCGATGGTGGACAGATTGTTTATTGCAAGGATATGTCGAATCCTGAAAATAATGGTCCCTAGAGCATTTTGTAAGGAG ACAGGTTATTTGCTGCTTATTGCTGTAATGCTGGTAGTCCGCACATATTGTGATATTTGGATGATTCAAAATGGAACAGTCATTGAAAG TGCTATCATTGGTCGCAGCAGAAAAGATTTCAAGAAATACTTGTTCAACTTCATTGCCGCAATGCCTGCCGTAAGTGCTTTTCTTGGATTTAAGATATTTTCGGCTATAAGAATGGCACAAATTAAAAATTTGAGGAAAAGATTTCAAATGGGTGTCTCAGTGTCTGTGGGAAGTAGTTGCTTTATGTGA
- the LOC104912260 gene encoding ATP-binding cassette sub-family D member 3-like isoform X1, whose translation MQGLQKTHTKIAQSKRSGKQALQNNEKEGKKERAMVDRLFIARICRILKIMVPRAFCKETGYLLLIAVMLVVRTYCDIWMIQNGTVIESAIIGRSRKDFKKYLFNFIAAMPAVSAFLGFKIFSAIRMAQIKNLRKRFQMGVSVSVGSSCFM comes from the exons ATGCAAGGGCTgcaaaaaacacacacaaagattGCTCAGAG taaaagaagtggaaaacaaGCCTTGCAGAACAATGAG aaagagggaaagaaggagcGAGCGATGGTGGACAGATTGTTTATTGCAAGGATATGTCGAATCCTGAAAATAATGGTCCCTAGAGCATTTTGTAAGGAG ACAGGTTATTTGCTGCTTATTGCTGTAATGCTGGTAGTCCGCACATATTGTGATATTTGGATGATTCAAAATGGAACAGTCATTGAAAG TGCTATCATTGGTCGCAGCAGAAAAGATTTCAAGAAATACTTGTTCAACTTCATTGCCGCAATGCCTGCCGTAAGTGCTTTTCTTGGATTTAAGATATTTTCGGCTATAAGAATGGCACAAATTAAAAATTTGAGGAAAAGATTTCAAATGGGTGTCTCAGTGTCTGTGGGAAGTAGTTGCTTTATGTGA